In the genome of Daucus carota subsp. sativus chromosome 9, DH1 v3.0, whole genome shotgun sequence, the window ATGAATTAAGTAGCGGATGAGCGATGTCAGTGCTGGATCAGATTTAAGAAAAGTTTTCAGTGGAACTGTTCTTGCACAAACATCCTTAAGCCACTCCTTTTTCATCAGGCTCTCTGTTATTTCAGATGGGAAAAGACCAGGCGATATTGAATTTACTCGTATATTATGCTTCCCCAGTTCTAGTGCCATAACCTGTTTATATCCCAAACCAAAAGTTCAAATAGAATAATAGCAATGAAAATCTTCTAATTCACAAGTACATGATACAAACTTAACATAGGTTAACAAATCAAGAACAATGTACCTTAGTCATGGAATTTAGTCCCGATTTGGAGGAACTGTAGGCAAGACTTCCATGTATTTGAGTTCTATTCAAACCAGCAGCTGAAGATATATTGATGATACATCCCCCTTGAAGTTCTCTCACCATGCATAATCCGACGTACTTGGAGACCAACCATGATCCTGTTAAGTTCGTCCTCACCACGTCGTTCCATTCTTCTTCACTTAAATAAAGTGAAGATTTCGTTCCACCttgtaccaaaaaaaaaaaaaaaaaagttcatatttttgaaattaattttgtgaaatGTTACCCTAAATGGCAAGAAACCACCTCTCACACCAGCATTATTGATCAAAGTATCAATGCGGCCAAAACACTTCCATGCTTTCTCTACGGCCAGTCTGATAGCCTCGCTATCCCCTGCCACG includes:
- the LOC108203089 gene encoding uncharacterized protein LOC108203089, translating into MKPWSKLEGKVVMVTGASSGLGRELCIDLANAGCKVVAAARRMDRLKSLCEEINQFVDASELAYAPKPGSIRYRAAAVELDVAGDSEAIRLAVEKAWKCFGRIDTLINNAGVRGGTKSSLYLSEEEWNDVVRTNLTGSWLVSKYVGLCMVRELQGGCIINISSAAGLNRTQIHGSLAYSSSKSGLNSMTKVMALELGKHNIRVNSISPGLFPSEITESLMKKEWLKDVCARTVPLKTFLKSDPALTSLIRYLIHDSSEYVTGNVFVVDAGFTLPGLPLFSSL